In the Candidatus Electrothrix sp. GW3-4 genome, one interval contains:
- a CDS encoding class I SAM-dependent methyltransferase gives MDNYDCFAQEYKEGSERFDGETRRYFYSFLPDLKEKRLLDVGCGSGGDAAFYACAGAEVCGIDISEEQLAMARKRESGLFVQGLMENISFETSRFDIVTSFYALQHAEDVAKALLEMIRVARVGGIILVLVEHPFRNLLEGHVNDGNSDYYAKREVTTYLYDRSIKLKEPGHTMMEYLDPTVLQAARLELLEEKTDFPATEQVISGMIYPTCLILKYRKTL, from the coding sequence ATGGATAATTACGATTGCTTTGCTCAGGAATATAAAGAGGGATCAGAGCGCTTTGATGGAGAAACCCGCCGGTATTTTTATAGCTTTCTTCCCGACCTGAAAGAAAAAAGACTTCTTGATGTCGGCTGCGGGTCTGGTGGGGATGCTGCTTTCTATGCTTGTGCAGGGGCGGAGGTATGCGGAATAGATATCTCGGAGGAACAGCTCGCTATGGCACGAAAAAGAGAGAGCGGCCTCTTTGTTCAGGGGCTTATGGAGAATATTTCTTTTGAAACGAGCCGATTCGATATTGTCACCAGTTTCTATGCTCTCCAACATGCCGAGGATGTAGCAAAGGCGCTCTTGGAAATGATCCGGGTCGCCCGAGTCGGCGGTATTATATTGGTGTTAGTCGAGCATCCATTCAGGAATTTATTAGAAGGTCATGTAAATGACGGCAATTCTGATTATTATGCAAAAAGAGAGGTGACCACATATCTCTATGATCGTTCTATTAAATTAAAGGAACCGGGCCATACGATGATGGAGTACCTTGATCCGACGGTACTACAGGCTGCCCGGCTGGAGCTGCTGGAAGAAAAAACGGATTTTCCGGCTACCGAGCAGGTTATTTCAGGGATGATCTATCCTACCTGTTTGATTTTAAAATATCGGAAGACGCTTTAA
- a CDS encoding ABC-three component system protein — protein sequence MTKRYITAQNVSVGKQIAPIKMVYLFSADEYEEFIEEWIDTKKDKYIRTEKNAGAGDMGRDIIAYIEDPKSNPEKYKWDCYQCKHYSNPLVPSNIWVEFGKILFYTFKKEYPVPEKYYFVPPKGVGTALSALLSNTSKLKVELQKNWDKHCKYKITKTKDIKLSGEFLNYFNKFDFSIFDKIPPKKVIEQHAKHENHLLRFGGGLPERKVIEEIPKVDTDKELRYIKQLTLAYNSDSQDDIKTVNDIEIYNKYKQHFHRARKSFYHAEELRIFTRDNLPAQVFDDFQEEVFQSVANTAEDDFENAFTKVKTVENQAVKTPIESNPLREVCNTIDKKGICHQLVNKEIISWINDNE from the coding sequence ATGACCAAAAGATATATCACTGCTCAGAATGTTTCTGTAGGTAAACAAATTGCCCCCATAAAAATGGTTTATCTTTTTTCTGCTGATGAATATGAAGAATTTATTGAAGAATGGATAGATACAAAGAAAGATAAATATATAAGGACTGAAAAAAATGCAGGTGCTGGTGATATGGGTAGAGATATTATTGCTTATATTGAAGACCCTAAAAGTAATCCAGAAAAATACAAATGGGATTGTTATCAGTGCAAACATTACAGTAACCCCCTAGTACCAAGTAATATTTGGGTAGAATTCGGAAAAATTCTTTTCTATACATTTAAAAAAGAATATCCAGTCCCTGAAAAATATTACTTTGTCCCCCCGAAAGGTGTTGGTACGGCATTATCAGCCCTTCTTAGCAATACATCAAAACTAAAAGTAGAATTGCAAAAAAATTGGGATAAACATTGTAAATACAAAATTACAAAAACTAAAGATATTAAATTGTCTGGAGAATTTTTAAATTATTTTAACAAATTTGATTTTTCAATTTTTGATAAAATTCCCCCAAAGAAAGTAATTGAACAGCATGCAAAACATGAAAATCACCTGTTACGGTTTGGGGGTGGTCTCCCCGAAAGAAAGGTTATCGAAGAAATTCCCAAAGTTGATACAGATAAGGAATTAAGATATATCAAACAGCTAACTTTGGCCTACAATTCTGATAGTCAAGATGACATTAAAACAGTTAACGATATAGAAATATATAACAAATATAAGCAACATTTTCACAGGGCAAGAAAGAGCTTCTATCATGCGGAAGAATTAAGAATTTTCACAAGAGATAACTTGCCAGCTCAAGTTTTTGATGATTTTCAAGAGGAAGTCTTTCAAAGTGTTGCAAATACGGCAGAAGATGACTTCGAAAATGCCTTTACCAAGGTTAAAACAGTTGAAAACCAAGCAGTAAAAACTCCCATAGAGTCGAACCCACTTAGAGAAGTATGCAACACTATAGACAAAAAAGGTATATGTCATCAATTGGTTAATAAAGAAATAATTTCATGGATCAACGATAATGAATAA
- a CDS encoding ABC-three component system middle component 2 produces the protein MNNKIHIFNNEIEIGLRILIILNTVYPRSLDVELLNYYDYFSLHTADIGGEESLHPPVPNRFGELSVKREILQRSLEFLLLKGLINQSFTENGVEFIASETTSPFIDTLNEEYTLNLLEKAKWVSDKFKNYSPEKIRKYINVNQERWGSEISFCSIGCTNE, from the coding sequence ATGAATAATAAAATCCATATTTTTAATAACGAAATTGAAATAGGGCTAAGAATATTAATAATTTTAAATACCGTTTACCCGCGATCTTTAGATGTTGAACTCCTTAATTACTATGATTATTTTTCACTTCATACAGCTGACATTGGAGGTGAAGAAAGTCTTCACCCTCCAGTGCCAAATCGTTTTGGAGAATTATCAGTAAAACGAGAAATACTACAAAGGAGCTTGGAATTTTTACTTCTTAAAGGATTAATAAATCAATCTTTCACTGAAAATGGGGTAGAATTTATAGCAAGTGAAACAACTTCACCATTTATTGATACATTGAACGAAGAATACACATTAAATTTATTAGAAAAAGCAAAATGGGTTTCTGATAAATTCAAGAATTATTCCCCCGAAAAGATAAGAAAGTATATCAATGTTAATCAAGAAAGATGGGGAAGTGAAATCTCATTTTGTAGCATAGGATGCACAAATGAATGA
- the corA gene encoding magnesium/cobalt transporter CorA — translation MIKSGKKPKEKSRKSRKKIQQFPTYPQKKRNKMKRHPKESLTNPSEKTGLPPGSIVHVGDFCQLETVISKVTYNRDTVEQERIGMPEQLDGFDDNNSVTWITVEGLADVDLIEKIGTMAGIHPLVIEDILTTHQRPKLEIYDSYLFIVTSNLNTFNDEEDGDLVVEHEQISLLILANAVVVFRERTDDLFQPLIRRINMRRGKLRSMGADYLAYALLDILVDQLFLLTDTVDDTITLLEDRLLFSEPTKDMPVTIQQLKREAIFIRKHVVPIKELTGAILRSDSKLIHERTKIYFRDVSDHALRLSEAVESYRELLAGLSSLYISGLSNRMNEVMKVLTLFASVFIPLTFLAGIYGMNFEYMPELHWKWAYPILWALFLAIPAGLFWYFRKKKWL, via the coding sequence ATGATAAAATCAGGAAAAAAGCCCAAGGAAAAATCAAGAAAATCACGTAAGAAGATTCAGCAATTCCCTACATACCCGCAGAAAAAACGCAACAAAATGAAGCGCCATCCCAAAGAATCCCTGACCAATCCCTCAGAAAAGACAGGCCTGCCCCCTGGCTCCATTGTTCATGTGGGTGATTTTTGCCAGCTGGAAACGGTTATCAGCAAGGTGACCTATAATAGAGATACAGTTGAGCAGGAACGGATCGGGATGCCAGAGCAGCTTGATGGCTTTGATGACAATAACAGCGTGACCTGGATTACGGTGGAAGGGCTGGCCGACGTTGATCTAATCGAAAAGATAGGGACAATGGCAGGCATTCACCCGCTTGTTATCGAAGATATCCTCACCACCCATCAACGTCCCAAGCTGGAGATCTACGACTCCTATCTCTTTATCGTCACCAGCAACCTCAATACCTTCAATGATGAGGAAGACGGTGACCTGGTGGTGGAACATGAGCAGATCAGCCTGCTGATTCTGGCCAATGCCGTGGTTGTCTTCAGGGAACGGACCGATGATCTCTTTCAGCCACTGATTCGGCGCATCAACATGCGAAGAGGAAAGCTCCGAAGCATGGGTGCGGATTATCTGGCCTATGCCTTGCTCGACATCCTGGTTGATCAGCTCTTCCTGCTGACCGATACCGTTGATGACACCATCACCCTGCTGGAAGACCGGCTCCTTTTTTCTGAGCCCACCAAGGATATGCCAGTGACCATCCAGCAGCTCAAGCGGGAGGCAATCTTTATTAGAAAGCATGTCGTGCCGATTAAAGAACTCACTGGCGCTATCCTGCGCAGTGATTCAAAGCTGATTCATGAGCGGACCAAGATCTATTTCAGGGATGTCTCTGACCATGCCCTGCGCCTCAGCGAGGCAGTGGAGTCTTACCGGGAGCTGCTGGCAGGCCTGTCCTCGCTCTATATCTCCGGCCTCAGCAATAGAATGAACGAGGTCATGAAAGTCCTCACCCTCTTTGCCTCAGTCTTTATTCCCCTGACCTTTTTAGCCGGGATCTATGGCATGAATTTCGAATACATGCCTGAACTGCACTGGAAATGGGCCTACCCGATCCTGTGGGCTCTTTTCTTGGCAATCCCGGCAGGGTTATTCTGGTATTTTCGCAAGAAAAAATGGCTGTGA
- a CDS encoding Uma2 family endonuclease — protein MPNTAYLEHYTADDYARWEGDWELIYGAPYAMSPSPSISHQRVAKRLLVLLDAQLQDCPLCEVLSEVDWHCADDIIVRPDIVAVCEVEGEQLVQTPELIIEVVSPSTVKRDEQIKFALYQGKGVKNYILVYPQERKIVIYQLTGGRYRKVGDDKMESFDFRVKDCAVRLEFERVWRV, from the coding sequence ATGCCGAATACAGCCTATTTGGAGCATTATACAGCGGATGATTATGCCCGGTGGGAGGGTGATTGGGAATTGATCTACGGTGCGCCGTATGCCATGTCGCCGTCCCCTTCCATCTCTCACCAGCGCGTGGCGAAGCGACTCCTTGTGCTGCTGGATGCACAGTTGCAGGACTGCCCTTTATGTGAGGTGCTCAGCGAGGTGGACTGGCATTGTGCCGATGACATCATCGTTCGACCGGATATTGTGGCGGTTTGTGAGGTTGAAGGGGAACAGCTTGTTCAGACTCCTGAGCTGATTATTGAAGTTGTTTCTCCGTCCACGGTTAAGCGGGATGAGCAGATAAAATTTGCGTTGTATCAGGGGAAAGGGGTGAAAAACTATATCTTGGTTTATCCGCAGGAGCGGAAGATCGTCATCTATCAGTTAACTGGTGGGCGGTATCGCAAGGTTGGGGACGATAAAATGGAGTCTTTTGATTTCAGGGTGAAAGATTGTGCTGTTAGGCTTGAATTTGAGCGGGTTTGGCGGGTGTGA
- a CDS encoding AAA family ATPase, which yields MLKPLPTSIQTFCDLINGGYLYIDKTQYLYELVRYPKGVYFLARPRRFGKSLLISTLDEIFQGNKELFKGLWLYNSPYQWQQHPVIRIDFSRHRIRNEADLEVRIHRHLSLIARQYNINLPDAPFDIRFEELILSLGTEKQVVILIDEYDKPLIDNLERIEDAQAIQQVLREFYTVIKSMDQYIRFVFITGVSRFSRVGVFSSMNNLLDLTMHPDFAGLLGLTENEIRQSFQGYLTKFAEEKNISEVALLDQMRRWYDGFRFVDGSERLYNPFSTMHFFHNRRFANYWFETGTPSFLIKLIKEQNFDVTRLEHLELRETAFSTYELENLAVIPLLVQTGYLTIKEYDQENRKYTLGHPNYEVKDAFSVHLLGAFSSVNYGLGESYLWQLIDALQAGELEEFFTILDVFFANIDYQLHLKYEKYYQTIFYLIFLLLGLRVEAEVETNKGRIDAVVELKEAVFLFEFKLDGSVDEALRQIITREYYKKYILKGKPVTLVGVNFDSEKRGVAEWRGELVA from the coding sequence ATGCTCAAACCCCTACCAACCAGCATCCAGACATTCTGCGATCTTATCAACGGCGGCTACCTCTACATTGATAAGACGCAGTATCTCTACGAACTGGTCCGCTACCCCAAGGGTGTCTATTTTCTCGCCAGACCGCGCCGTTTCGGCAAGAGCCTGCTGATTTCCACCCTGGACGAGATTTTCCAAGGCAATAAAGAACTGTTCAAAGGGCTGTGGCTTTATAACAGTCCCTATCAATGGCAGCAACATCCAGTCATTCGGATTGATTTCAGTCGTCATCGCATTCGGAATGAAGCAGACTTGGAAGTACGGATTCATCGCCACCTGAGTCTTATCGCCCGGCAATATAACATCAATCTGCCGGACGCTCCTTTTGACATCCGGTTTGAAGAGTTGATTTTATCGCTGGGAACGGAAAAACAGGTTGTTATCCTTATTGACGAATACGACAAACCGTTGATCGACAACTTGGAAAGAATAGAAGATGCCCAAGCGATTCAACAGGTTCTGAGGGAGTTCTATACGGTTATAAAGTCTATGGATCAGTATATCCGTTTCGTCTTTATCACGGGGGTCAGCAGATTCAGCCGGGTCGGGGTCTTCTCGTCCATGAATAACCTCCTTGATCTGACAATGCACCCTGATTTTGCCGGATTACTGGGATTGACCGAAAATGAAATTAGACAGTCTTTTCAAGGCTACCTGACGAAATTTGCCGAAGAAAAAAATATTTCCGAGGTTGCATTGCTGGATCAGATGCGCCGATGGTATGACGGATTTCGTTTTGTCGACGGCAGCGAGCGGCTCTACAATCCTTTTTCCACCATGCATTTTTTTCATAACCGACGCTTTGCCAATTATTGGTTTGAAACCGGTACCCCCTCTTTTTTGATCAAGCTCATCAAAGAACAGAATTTCGATGTCACCCGGCTCGAACACCTTGAACTCAGAGAAACCGCCTTCAGCACCTATGAGCTGGAAAACTTGGCCGTCATCCCGCTGCTGGTCCAGACCGGCTATCTGACTATTAAGGAGTATGATCAGGAGAACCGTAAATATACCTTGGGGCATCCCAATTATGAAGTCAAAGACGCCTTTTCCGTCCATCTGCTGGGGGCCTTCAGCTCGGTGAACTACGGGCTCGGCGAGTCGTATCTCTGGCAATTGATCGACGCTTTGCAGGCTGGAGAGTTAGAAGAATTCTTCACCATCCTGGATGTCTTCTTCGCCAACATCGACTATCAGCTTCATCTGAAATATGAAAAATATTATCAGACCATTTTTTACCTGATTTTCCTGCTGCTCGGCTTACGGGTCGAGGCCGAGGTGGAGACCAACAAGGGGAGGATTGATGCTGTGGTGGAGTTGAAGGAAGCCGTCTTTCTTTTTGAATTCAAGCTGGACGGCAGCGTAGACGAGGCCCTGCGTCAGATCATAACTCGGGAGTATTATAAGAAATATATTTTAAAGGGGAAGCCGGTGACCCTGGTGGGTGTTAACTTCGACAGCGAAAAACGTGGGGTAGCTGAGTGGCGGGGTGAGCTTGTTGCGTAG